The Sphingobium sp. JS3065 genome includes a region encoding these proteins:
- a CDS encoding 5'-methylthioadenosine/S-adenosylhomocysteine nucleosidase (Enables the cleavage of the glycosidic bond in both 5'-methylthioadenosine and S-adenosylhomocysteine), whose translation MIANRRVLFVMAVEDEYGPHLKARFDPLMVGVGPVEAALGTGLALQRLERDGALPDLVVSLGSAGSRICTLGEVYQVSSVSWRDMDASRLGFPKGVTPFADHPAEMPLHTPLELRAARLSTGANIVGGEDYAAIDADMVDMETFAVARACQRFGVPVMGLRGISDGPGELADMMGWTQLLALLDERLAQAVDRLAEAL comes from the coding sequence ATGATCGCGAACAGACGGGTGCTGTTCGTGATGGCGGTCGAGGATGAATATGGCCCGCATCTCAAGGCCCGGTTCGATCCGCTGATGGTCGGCGTCGGCCCGGTGGAGGCGGCGCTTGGCACCGGGTTGGCGCTTCAGCGGCTGGAGCGGGATGGCGCCCTGCCCGATCTGGTCGTGTCGCTAGGCTCGGCGGGATCGCGTATCTGCACGTTGGGTGAGGTCTATCAGGTCTCCAGCGTGTCCTGGCGCGACATGGACGCTTCCCGCCTGGGCTTTCCCAAGGGGGTGACGCCCTTTGCGGACCATCCGGCGGAAATGCCGCTGCATACGCCGCTGGAACTGCGCGCGGCGCGGCTGTCTACCGGCGCGAATATCGTGGGCGGGGAGGATTATGCCGCGATCGATGCCGATATGGTCGACATGGAGACCTTTGCGGTTGCGCGCGCCTGCCAGCGCTTCGGCGTCCCGGTGATGGGACTGCGGGGGATATCCGACGGTCCCGGCGAACTGGCGGATATGATGGGGTGGACGCAATTGCTGGCCTTGCTGGATGAAAGGCTGGCGCAAGCGGTGGACAGGCTGGCGGAGGCGCTCTGA
- a CDS encoding adenine phosphoribosyltransferase — protein MSADSLAALVRTIPDFPKPGIQFRDITTLLADGAGLAELVERMAAAARPLDPAFIVGIEARGFILGAALAHALGVGFVPVRKKGKLPGKTVGIDYVLEYGTDRLELHEGQIPDGARVVLVDDLIATGGTALAAAQLIREQGATVLMALFAIDLPDLGGMAALEADGVASAAIIAFEGH, from the coding sequence ATGAGCGCTGACAGTCTGGCGGCCCTGGTCCGCACCATCCCCGATTTCCCCAAGCCCGGCATCCAGTTCCGGGACATCACGACCCTGCTGGCGGACGGTGCGGGATTGGCCGAACTGGTGGAACGGATGGCGGCGGCTGCCCGGCCGCTCGATCCGGCGTTCATCGTGGGAATAGAGGCGCGGGGCTTCATTCTGGGCGCGGCGCTGGCCCATGCGCTGGGCGTCGGTTTCGTGCCCGTGCGCAAGAAGGGCAAGCTGCCCGGCAAGACGGTGGGCATCGACTATGTGCTGGAATATGGCACAGACCGGCTGGAACTGCATGAGGGACAGATTCCGGACGGGGCGCGGGTGGTGCTGGTGGACGACCTCATCGCGACCGGCGGCACCGCCCTCGCGGCGGCTCAACTCATCCGGGAGCAGGGTGCGACCGTGCTGATGGCGCTCTTCGCCATCGATCTGCCCGATCTGGGCGGCATGGCCGCGCTGGAAGCCGACGGCGTGGCGTCTGCGGCGATCATTGCCTTCGAGGGGCATTGA